One part of the Enterococcus sp. DIV1094 genome encodes these proteins:
- the lepA gene encoding translation elongation factor 4, whose protein sequence is MDIKKMRQRQEQIRNFSIIAHIDHGKSTLADRILEKTNTVTSREMQDQLLDSMDLERERGITIKLNAVELNYTAKNGETYIFHLIDTPGHVDFTYEVSRSLAACEGAVLVVDAAQGIEAQTLANVYLALDNDLEILPVINKIDLPAADPERVRNEIEEVIGIDASEAVLASAKAGIGIEEILEQVVEYVPAPSGDIEAPLKALIFDSVYDSYRGVVLNVRITDGMVKPGDKIKLMSNGKTFDVTEVGVFSPKTIARDFLMVGDVGYITASIKTVQDTSVGDTVTLADNPAAEALPGYRKMNPMVYCGLYPIDTSRYNDLREALEKLQLNDAALQFEPETSQALGFGFRCGFLGLLHMDVVQERLEREFNLELITTAPSVIYHVNKTDGSMVVVDNPADFPEPVTIQDVEEPFVKAQIMVPNEYVGAVMELSQRKRGDFITMDYLDDYRVNVVYNLPLSEIVFDFFDKLKSSTKGYASLDYEMSGYQKSKLVKMDILLNAEKVDALSFIVHRDFAYERGKAIVEKLKKLIPRQQFEVPIQAAIGQKIVARSDIKALRKNVLAKCYGGDVSRKRKLLEKQKEGKKRMKQIGNVEVPQEAFMAVLKMDEDEPKK, encoded by the coding sequence ATGGATATAAAGAAAATGAGACAACGCCAAGAGCAAATTCGAAATTTTTCGATCATTGCTCATATCGACCATGGGAAATCAACATTGGCCGATCGGATTTTGGAAAAGACGAACACTGTGACGTCTCGTGAAATGCAAGATCAGTTATTAGACTCCATGGATTTAGAACGCGAACGTGGGATCACGATCAAACTAAATGCCGTAGAATTGAACTATACTGCAAAAAATGGCGAAACGTATATCTTCCATTTGATCGACACCCCAGGGCACGTCGATTTTACCTATGAAGTATCACGAAGCTTGGCTGCCTGTGAAGGCGCCGTCTTAGTCGTGGATGCCGCACAAGGAATTGAAGCACAAACATTAGCCAATGTTTATTTGGCATTAGACAATGACCTAGAAATTTTACCAGTCATCAATAAAATCGATCTACCAGCCGCAGATCCAGAGCGTGTACGTAATGAAATCGAAGAAGTGATCGGTATTGATGCCAGTGAAGCAGTGTTAGCAAGTGCAAAAGCTGGGATCGGTATTGAAGAAATACTGGAACAAGTCGTTGAATATGTACCAGCACCTTCTGGCGATATCGAAGCACCTTTGAAAGCATTGATTTTTGATTCTGTCTATGACAGTTACCGTGGGGTCGTATTGAACGTCCGTATTACTGACGGTATGGTCAAACCAGGTGATAAAATCAAGTTGATGAGTAATGGTAAAACGTTCGATGTAACTGAAGTCGGCGTGTTCTCACCAAAAACGATTGCTCGTGACTTCTTGATGGTCGGTGATGTTGGTTATATCACTGCCAGCATTAAAACAGTCCAAGATACAAGTGTGGGGGACACAGTGACACTGGCGGATAACCCAGCTGCTGAAGCATTGCCTGGCTATCGTAAAATGAATCCAATGGTCTATTGTGGGTTGTACCCGATCGACACATCACGTTACAATGATTTACGTGAAGCCTTGGAAAAACTTCAACTGAACGATGCTGCGTTGCAGTTTGAACCAGAAACATCACAAGCACTTGGCTTTGGTTTCCGTTGTGGTTTCTTAGGATTGCTTCACATGGATGTTGTCCAAGAACGTCTGGAACGTGAATTCAATCTTGAATTGATCACGACAGCACCATCAGTAATCTATCATGTCAATAAAACAGACGGTTCAATGGTCGTCGTCGATAACCCTGCTGATTTCCCAGAACCAGTAACGATCCAAGATGTTGAAGAACCTTTTGTCAAAGCACAGATCATGGTTCCTAATGAGTACGTTGGTGCAGTCATGGAACTTTCCCAACGCAAACGTGGCGATTTTATCACGATGGACTATTTAGATGATTACCGTGTCAACGTCGTTTATAACTTGCCATTGTCAGAGATCGTTTTTGATTTCTTCGACAAACTAAAATCAAGTACAAAAGGCTACGCCTCACTTGATTACGAAATGTCAGGGTATCAAAAGAGCAAGCTAGTCAAAATGGATATTTTGCTAAATGCTGAAAAAGTCGATGCACTAAGCTTCATCGTTCACCGTGATTTTGCGTATGAACGTGGAAAAGCAATCGTTGAAAAACTGAAAAAATTGATCCCTCGTCAACAATTCGAAGTACCGATCCAAGCAGCAATCGGTCAAAAAATCGTTGCCCGTTCAGACATCAAAGCCTTACGTAAAAACGTATTGGCAAAATGTTACGGTGGTGACGTTTCCCGTAAACGTAAACTTCTTGAAAAACAAAAAGAAGGTAAGAAACGAATGAAACAAATCGGTAACGTCGAAGTCCCACAAGAAGCTTTCATGGCTGTTCTGAAAATGGATGAGGATGAACCGAAGAAATAG